One genomic segment of Desulfocapsa sulfexigens DSM 10523 includes these proteins:
- the ftsA gene encoding cell division protein FtsA has protein sequence MDEIELKAIGGVELERDEKEREAGDLVVGLDIGTTKICCVVGEVFESSVDIIGIGTAPSVGLKKGVVVNIESTVKSIRQAVKQAEESAGCDLRTVYVGIAGNHIKGFNSPGIIAINGREIKQSDVEDVIVAARTVKISENQQIIHVLPQEYMVDDHTGIQNPIGMTGVRLVTNVHIVTADMGAVHNLYTCCNKAGLEVADMVLESIASAHATLSPDEMELGVALLDIGGGTTDLAVFCDGTIRHTCEIGLGGHNLTNDLSVGLRTPLQDAERLKEDFGCAISSLIKPNHVVDVPTVGDREPRKVTQKVLVDIVQARMVEILEMVNQNLINCGLKNKINGGIVITGGTALLANLADLAEQIFDLPVRIGYPAQIGGKVNEVNTPRCTTGVGLVMYGRQHQVDKRYSDSSMVGRMKDWLRKIM, from the coding sequence ATGGATGAGATTGAACTGAAGGCGATCGGTGGGGTGGAACTTGAGCGAGACGAAAAAGAACGGGAAGCCGGAGATCTTGTAGTTGGGCTTGATATTGGAACCACCAAGATCTGTTGTGTGGTGGGAGAAGTGTTTGAGAGCAGTGTGGATATTATCGGTATTGGCACTGCTCCCTCGGTTGGTCTTAAGAAGGGAGTGGTTGTTAATATTGAATCAACGGTCAAGTCGATCCGTCAGGCGGTGAAACAGGCTGAGGAGTCAGCAGGGTGTGATCTTCGTACTGTTTATGTAGGGATCGCCGGAAATCATATTAAAGGCTTTAACAGCCCTGGAATCATAGCAATTAACGGTCGTGAAATTAAACAAAGTGACGTCGAGGATGTCATTGTTGCGGCACGTACTGTTAAAATATCTGAAAATCAGCAGATAATCCATGTACTTCCTCAGGAGTATATGGTGGATGACCATACCGGGATTCAGAATCCCATCGGGATGACGGGAGTTCGACTGGTTACCAATGTGCATATTGTGACTGCTGATATGGGAGCAGTTCACAATTTATACACCTGCTGCAACAAGGCAGGGCTCGAAGTTGCCGATATGGTACTGGAATCTATTGCCTCGGCCCATGCCACATTGAGTCCCGATGAGATGGAGTTGGGGGTGGCATTGCTTGATATTGGCGGTGGGACTACGGACCTTGCCGTGTTTTGCGATGGAACCATCCGTCATACCTGTGAAATAGGCCTTGGTGGTCACAATCTTACCAATGACCTCTCGGTCGGTTTGCGAACGCCTTTGCAGGATGCGGAACGTTTAAAGGAAGATTTTGGCTGTGCCATTTCGTCCCTGATAAAACCCAATCATGTTGTAGATGTCCCGACTGTTGGTGATCGTGAGCCACGAAAAGTGACCCAGAAAGTGCTGGTTGACATTGTTCAGGCCAGAATGGTTGAAATCCTGGAAATGGTGAATCAGAATTTGATAAATTGCGGCTTGAAAAATAAAATAAATGGTGGGATCGTCATCACCGGTGGTACAGCGTTACTTGCCAATCTTGCAGATCTTGCAGAGCAGATCTTTGACCTTCCGGTACGGATTGGATATCCGGCGCAGATAGGTGGAAAGGTGAACGAAGTAAATACGCCACGGTGCACCACTGGGGTTGGCCTGGTGATGTATGGTCGTCAGCACCAGGTTGATAAACGTTACAGTGACAGCTCAATGGTTGGTCGAATGAAGGACTGGCTCAGAAAAATAATGTGA
- a CDS encoding sensor histidine kinase: protein MRQRRLPPAIRLSADAAGCVVTEDERQSSQVSSMNDPEQLEKLRAGLMPFQLVKYFSFTSLGVILIFTLFLSWFISKHARTVMLDQSEAYSLLLAENLNQQVFRGFVLPTVIRYGTIALSNPEQFQRLDLIVRNVTASMKMETVTIYDSNVNIISYSTNEELIGRKNIGGLEYEKALLGVANSQIVSSGSILSLLPGIQDAHCLLKTFIPFRQVRDDASGDGQIMGVLEITQDLSVDYTAIVRLQGRIIFVSSLVMFILFLVLLIIVSRAGKIMEKRVRERLSLEQKLSDAQRLAHLGTMVATVSHEIKSPLGIVRSTAEILAKRIRKVAPGNENLAEIIIAETTRLNNIVLEFLDFARPQKVKLSPVDINNLISQALQFIKPELSENNIILETEFSPTVGRITIDPDHFYRALLNILVNAIQAMPEGGFLRVSTGVQVSDGSVCITIQDSGVGMSEEKNAQIFKPFFTDKNRGTGLGLAITRNIIEQHHGTISVSSKENEGSTFTITLP, encoded by the coding sequence TTGCGGCAAAGACGACTGCCCCCTGCGATACGACTGTCTGCAGACGCTGCGGGGTGTGTGGTGACTGAAGACGAGAGACAATCTTCCCAGGTTTCATCCATGAATGACCCTGAGCAGCTTGAAAAACTTCGTGCCGGTCTCATGCCTTTTCAGCTGGTGAAGTATTTTTCTTTTACCAGCCTTGGAGTTATTTTAATTTTTACCCTCTTTCTCTCCTGGTTTATCTCAAAACATGCCCGTACTGTGATGTTGGATCAAAGTGAGGCTTATTCGCTGCTTCTTGCAGAAAATCTCAATCAGCAGGTGTTCAGGGGATTTGTGCTGCCAACGGTTATCCGTTATGGCACAATAGCACTTTCAAATCCTGAACAGTTCCAAAGGCTTGACCTTATTGTCCGTAATGTTACTGCCAGTATGAAGATGGAAACGGTAACGATTTATGACTCCAACGTTAACATCATTTCATATTCCACGAATGAAGAACTGATAGGGAGAAAAAACATCGGAGGGCTTGAATATGAAAAGGCATTACTTGGTGTTGCCAATTCTCAGATAGTTTCAAGTGGTAGTATCTTGAGCCTGCTTCCAGGAATTCAGGATGCCCATTGCCTTCTTAAGACGTTTATACCATTCCGTCAGGTTCGAGACGATGCAAGTGGTGACGGACAGATTATGGGAGTTCTCGAAATAACCCAGGATCTTTCCGTTGATTATACAGCCATTGTCCGGCTTCAGGGACGTATTATTTTTGTCTCTTCACTGGTCATGTTTATTCTCTTTCTGGTTTTGTTGATCATTGTCAGCAGAGCCGGTAAAATCATGGAAAAACGAGTTCGTGAACGCTTAAGTCTGGAACAAAAACTGAGTGATGCACAGAGACTTGCCCATCTTGGAACCATGGTGGCAACGGTTTCCCACGAGATAAAGAGTCCTCTTGGGATCGTACGCTCCACTGCTGAGATTCTTGCAAAGAGGATCAGGAAAGTAGCCCCTGGAAATGAAAATCTTGCCGAGATTATAATAGCTGAAACTACACGACTCAACAATATTGTGCTCGAGTTTCTTGATTTTGCAAGGCCTCAGAAAGTGAAACTTTCTCCGGTTGATATTAATAATTTAATTTCTCAGGCCCTGCAATTTATCAAGCCTGAACTTTCTGAAAATAATATTATTCTTGAAACAGAATTTTCTCCAACCGTTGGTCGTATTACCATAGACCCGGATCATTTTTATCGTGCCCTGCTCAATATTCTTGTGAACGCTATTCAAGCGATGCCGGAGGGAGGATTCTTACGTGTAAGCACCGGTGTCCAGGTATCCGATGGGTCAGTTTGTATTACAATTCAGGATAGTGGTGTGGGGATGAGTGAAGAAAAAAATGCACAAATTTTCAAACCTTTCTTTACCGATAAGAACAGGGGGACCGGACTCGGTCTTGCCATTACCAGGAATATCATTGAACAGCATCATGGAACAATATCAGTGAGCTCAAAAGAAAATGAAGGCAGCACCTTTACAATCACCCTCCCTTGA
- the ftsZ gene encoding cell division protein FtsZ: MPFRMAETEGVAVVKVIGVGGGGGNAINTMVEHRLQGVEFITANTDKQALDQSCADVCLQIGPGITKGLGAGADPETGEQSALESIDELTKSLKGADMVFVAAGLGGGTGTGAAPIVAKIAREMGALTVAVVTKPFHFEGKFRMRNAEQGWEQLRKYADTIITVPNDRLLSLMQKNSKLSDMLSMADKVLLQAVKGITDLINVPGLMNADFADLRTVMREVGPAIMGSGSAVGENRATEAANRAIDNQLLEDVGIDGARGLLINISASEESFTMAEFMEASALIQDKVDDEAKVVIGALYDDALGDELHVTVIATGVGESVPKKKELVQVNIPEKSGGIQAANENEGRPGNPTPAPPNQRRGSSIFPSSNFNGFENHGISSGDPLQSNKENKPWNEDYMETPTYLRKKAN; the protein is encoded by the coding sequence ATGCCGTTTAGAATGGCGGAAACAGAAGGTGTTGCAGTAGTTAAGGTCATTGGTGTTGGCGGTGGCGGAGGAAATGCTATCAATACCATGGTTGAACATCGACTCCAGGGTGTTGAGTTTATAACAGCAAACACTGATAAGCAGGCACTTGATCAATCCTGTGCCGATGTGTGCCTGCAGATAGGACCTGGAATCACCAAGGGACTTGGAGCAGGTGCAGATCCCGAGACCGGGGAACAGTCTGCTTTGGAGTCCATTGATGAGCTGACAAAGAGCCTCAAGGGTGCCGATATGGTTTTTGTTGCAGCAGGACTAGGCGGTGGAACCGGTACGGGCGCCGCTCCGATTGTTGCAAAAATAGCCAGAGAGATGGGCGCATTAACCGTCGCTGTTGTAACGAAGCCCTTCCATTTTGAAGGTAAATTTCGTATGCGCAACGCGGAGCAGGGCTGGGAACAACTGCGCAAGTATGCCGATACAATTATCACTGTGCCCAATGATCGTCTGCTGTCTCTTATGCAGAAAAATTCCAAACTTTCAGATATGCTGAGCATGGCCGACAAGGTTCTGTTGCAGGCAGTTAAGGGAATTACCGATCTGATAAACGTTCCAGGACTTATGAATGCTGATTTTGCTGACTTGCGAACAGTTATGCGCGAGGTTGGTCCTGCTATTATGGGCAGTGGTTCTGCGGTTGGCGAAAATCGTGCCACTGAGGCTGCAAACCGTGCCATTGATAATCAACTTCTGGAAGATGTCGGTATTGATGGAGCACGTGGATTGCTTATAAATATTTCCGCATCAGAAGAGTCTTTTACAATGGCAGAGTTTATGGAAGCATCTGCCCTTATCCAGGATAAGGTTGACGATGAAGCCAAGGTTGTTATTGGTGCCCTGTATGATGATGCGCTTGGGGATGAGCTGCACGTTACCGTTATCGCCACTGGTGTGGGTGAATCAGTACCCAAGAAAAAAGAGCTTGTTCAGGTAAACATTCCTGAAAAAAGCGGTGGCATCCAGGCAGCTAATGAAAACGAGGGGCGTCCCGGGAATCCTACTCCAGCGCCACCAAACCAGCGCAGAGGGAGTTCCATTTTTCCATCATCAAATTTTAACGGATTTGAGAATCATGGTATTTCTTCAGGGGATCCGTTGCAGTCCAACAAGGAGAACAAACCCTGGAATGAGGACTATATGGAAACTCCTACGTATCTCAGGAAAAAGGCCAATTAA
- the murG gene encoding undecaprenyldiphospho-muramoylpentapeptide beta-N-acetylglucosaminyltransferase, which produces MTTPIRLMLTGGGTGGHLFPAIATAEAMCERLPGTEVLFVGTGRRMDKAGLEQYGYATCSIHSKGLKGKNLLSLLLGILVLPVSCLEAMYHILRFKPDIVVGVGGYVTGPVMIAAKFFGKPTLIHEQNSIPGLANRKLGTMVARICLSLPGSERSFPQEKTVLTGNPVRSEILKLSESGDSPDDKPLVLLVLGGSLGAHRVNELVSTAFTLGLSGLKNIRVIHQTGPEDAEEVEAIYKRNGVDATVAPFFTDMAAIYKEADLLVSRAGATTLAELAVLGKPALLIPYPYAADNHQEKNAEYYVQAGGALMFVERDLTAEVLAEQLVQFFENPAKLKKMSRAMKSRAFPKAAEHIVDECLGLLNHTPQP; this is translated from the coding sequence ATGACTACTCCCATCCGACTTATGCTCACTGGCGGTGGTACCGGAGGACATCTGTTTCCGGCAATTGCCACTGCTGAAGCCATGTGTGAACGATTGCCGGGTACTGAAGTGCTTTTTGTCGGAACCGGAAGACGAATGGATAAAGCAGGTCTTGAACAGTATGGGTATGCAACCTGTTCCATTCATTCCAAAGGATTAAAGGGAAAGAATCTTTTGAGTCTTCTACTTGGAATACTGGTATTGCCTGTTTCGTGCCTGGAGGCCATGTATCATATTCTCCGTTTCAAACCAGATATTGTGGTGGGGGTGGGTGGCTATGTGACAGGTCCGGTGATGATAGCTGCAAAATTTTTTGGTAAGCCAACCCTTATTCATGAACAGAATTCAATCCCTGGGCTTGCTAACAGAAAGCTTGGAACAATGGTTGCTCGAATATGTCTTTCTCTGCCCGGAAGTGAAAGGTCTTTTCCTCAAGAGAAGACGGTGCTTACCGGCAATCCCGTACGCAGTGAAATTCTCAAATTGTCTGAAAGTGGAGATAGTCCAGACGACAAACCTCTCGTACTCCTCGTTCTTGGAGGCAGTCTTGGGGCTCATCGAGTGAACGAACTTGTGAGCACCGCCTTTACTCTTGGCTTGTCAGGCCTGAAGAACATCAGGGTGATTCATCAGACCGGGCCAGAAGATGCTGAAGAAGTTGAGGCGATTTATAAAAGGAATGGTGTGGATGCCACAGTTGCTCCATTTTTCACAGATATGGCAGCCATCTACAAAGAGGCAGACCTGCTGGTTTCGCGTGCTGGAGCGACTACCCTTGCAGAGCTTGCGGTTCTGGGAAAACCGGCTCTACTTATTCCTTATCCGTATGCGGCAGATAACCACCAGGAAAAAAACGCTGAGTATTACGTGCAGGCCGGGGGGGCATTGATGTTTGTCGAGAGAGATCTTACAGCCGAGGTTCTGGCTGAACAACTGGTGCAGTTTTTTGAGAATCCAGCCAAACTGAAGAAAATGAGCAGGGCGATGAAAAGCCGTGCCTTTCCAAAGGCTGCAGAACATATAGTCGATGAGTGTCTGGGATTATTAAACCACACACCGCAACCCTAA
- the murB gene encoding UDP-N-acetylmuramate dehydrogenase, whose protein sequence is MTIARNLRERIITVAEGDVKWDCPLAPYTSFGIGGPADALIVVESVAELGRLLKCFAENDLAWRFIGRGSNLLVSDGGFAGVVLLFGKELSEIEDLTEPGAESIRIRVGAGCSLAKLLNWCTERGYSGLEFAAGIPGSVGGAVVMNAGAMGEEIAGVVAALDVMSSAAGVETLNRDELEFTYRLWANQGDAEKKRIVVSVDLSLVPETKVSVQKRCRENVQMRKEKQPRIEKNAGSFFKNPNGDSAGRLIEASGLKGRCCGGAMISPVHANFIVNTGTATAGDVCQLMDIVTEQVEKDSGIHLFPEVHFL, encoded by the coding sequence ATGACCATAGCAAGGAACCTGCGGGAACGCATCATAACAGTTGCAGAAGGGGACGTGAAATGGGATTGTCCACTTGCGCCCTATACTTCCTTTGGAATTGGAGGGCCGGCGGACGCTCTTATTGTGGTTGAAAGTGTTGCGGAACTGGGCAGGTTGCTGAAATGTTTTGCCGAGAATGATCTTGCATGGCGTTTTATCGGGAGAGGGAGCAATCTCCTTGTTTCCGATGGCGGTTTTGCCGGAGTAGTTCTTTTGTTTGGAAAGGAACTTTCTGAGATAGAGGACCTGACGGAACCAGGAGCAGAATCGATCCGTATCAGAGTCGGAGCAGGATGCAGTCTGGCAAAGCTTTTGAACTGGTGTACTGAACGCGGCTATTCCGGACTTGAGTTTGCCGCTGGAATTCCAGGATCTGTCGGCGGGGCAGTGGTAATGAATGCAGGGGCTATGGGTGAGGAAATTGCAGGAGTTGTAGCTGCTCTTGATGTCATGTCTTCAGCGGCTGGTGTCGAGACTTTGAACCGGGATGAGCTTGAATTTACTTATAGGCTCTGGGCAAATCAAGGGGATGCTGAGAAAAAACGAATAGTAGTCTCGGTTGATTTATCCCTCGTTCCTGAAACTAAGGTATCTGTCCAGAAACGTTGTCGCGAAAATGTTCAGATGCGTAAGGAAAAACAACCCAGGATAGAAAAAAATGCAGGATCATTTTTCAAAAATCCCAATGGTGATTCTGCGGGGCGCCTTATTGAAGCGTCGGGTCTGAAAGGGAGATGTTGCGGTGGCGCCATGATATCTCCGGTCCATGCGAATTTTATCGTTAACACCGGGACAGCCACAGCCGGAGATGTGTGTCAGCTTATGGATATTGTTACTGAACAGGTTGAAAAAGATAGTGGCATTCACCTTTTTCCAGAAGTACACTTTCTCTAA
- the murC gene encoding UDP-N-acetylmuramate--L-alanine ligase encodes MYNKTKKIHFVGVGGIGMSGIAELLLNLGYEVSGSDLNDSVTTRNLESIGGTIHKGHDGRWVKGADVVVTSSAITKDNPEVVTALAAEIPVIQRAEMLAELMRLKKFGIAIAGSHGKTSTTSMVSWMMHVANLDPTIVVGGKVDSLGGNAKLGQGEFLVAEADESDGSFLKLSPVLEVVTNIDLEHMDHYKDIDHIKATFLEFIDRIPFYGAVIVCLDDANIADILPRIKKRKITYGLTAQADLMADHIEPGNGRVKFAVRHKGESLGSIDLSLAGRHNVYNALAAICVGLELAIPFETISKALATFQGVQRRMQLKGKGRGITVIDDYGHHPTEIRATLAAIKEGWPEKRLVVLFQPHRYSRTLALLEEFRTCFHQADYLVMTEIYAASEIPDERISGEILLDEVKKHGQRKTKFASRVEGLAEALLPELNEGDLVLTLGAGNIVLAGEALVALIEEEKRE; translated from the coding sequence ATGTACAACAAAACAAAAAAAATACACTTTGTCGGTGTCGGCGGTATAGGAATGAGCGGCATTGCAGAACTTCTTCTGAATCTCGGCTATGAGGTTTCCGGTTCTGATTTGAATGATTCTGTTACAACCAGGAACCTGGAATCTATTGGTGGTACAATTCACAAGGGGCATGACGGACGATGGGTCAAAGGGGCAGATGTTGTGGTTACTTCTTCTGCCATCACAAAAGATAATCCAGAGGTTGTGACAGCACTTGCCGCAGAGATTCCGGTGATTCAGCGGGCAGAGATGCTTGCGGAACTGATGCGTCTTAAAAAATTTGGTATAGCCATTGCCGGCAGTCATGGCAAAACATCGACCACCTCTATGGTGAGCTGGATGATGCATGTGGCGAATCTTGATCCCACTATTGTTGTGGGCGGGAAGGTGGACAGCCTCGGGGGGAATGCAAAACTTGGGCAGGGCGAATTCCTGGTGGCGGAGGCTGATGAAAGCGATGGCTCCTTCCTTAAATTATCTCCGGTTCTTGAGGTGGTCACCAATATTGATCTGGAACATATGGATCACTACAAAGATATTGACCATATTAAGGCAACGTTCCTCGAGTTTATTGACAGAATTCCTTTTTATGGTGCGGTTATTGTCTGTCTTGATGATGCGAATATTGCAGATATCCTTCCAAGGATCAAGAAACGTAAGATAACCTATGGTTTGACCGCTCAGGCCGATCTTATGGCCGATCATATTGAACCGGGAAATGGCCGGGTGAAATTTGCTGTACGCCACAAAGGCGAATCGCTGGGATCTATAGACCTCTCGCTTGCAGGGAGACACAATGTCTATAATGCACTGGCGGCTATCTGTGTCGGTTTGGAACTGGCAATTCCCTTTGAGACCATTAGTAAAGCGCTTGCCACATTTCAGGGTGTTCAACGACGCATGCAGCTGAAAGGGAAGGGGCGTGGAATTACGGTAATTGATGACTATGGGCATCACCCGACAGAAATCAGAGCCACCCTGGCTGCTATTAAAGAGGGGTGGCCTGAGAAGAGACTGGTCGTCCTCTTTCAGCCACACAGGTACAGCAGAACTCTGGCTCTACTCGAGGAGTTCAGAACCTGTTTCCATCAGGCTGACTATTTGGTGATGACAGAAATTTATGCGGCAAGTGAAATCCCTGATGAAAGAATATCGGGCGAAATATTACTTGATGAAGTGAAAAAGCATGGTCAGCGGAAGACAAAATTTGCCTCTCGTGTTGAGGGTCTGGCAGAGGCACTATTGCCGGAACTTAACGAGGGTGACCTGGTATTGACCCTGGGTGCTGGAAATATAGTTCTTGCCGGTGAAGCCCTGGTCGCACTGATCGAGGAAGAGAAGCGGGAATGA
- a CDS encoding radical SAM protein, whose product MGRGKQKKQGADNTRLQDQESGTYLKKWTGRLPVALLYPNRYGVGVSSLGFQLVYSLLNDHDDLVCERFFLPEDNHSSLRSFESGRSLSEFSLLFYSISFEHDYVNIARLLLAGGVPLLAEDRSDGAVTPASPLVIGGGVATFMNPEPLAPFTDLFLLGEAEGMLSPLLSLFGSTLDSLSRSEILFQIQHKIDGAYVPSLYTPVYDDVTGRQTGTTPAPGIPERVTKVVVSTVTKAAHSQILSPEAEFSNLYVTELGRGCSRGCRFCAAGFIYRPPRLWDADAVVAGLEERNANVHRIGLLGMEMADQDELEMLSSYLLDSGCSLSFSSLRADRISGPLLTLLGSSGLKSVAIAPDGASERLRRVINKNLTEEDILVAVERLADVGLYKLKLYFMIGLPTETSEDLEEMLDLIGKIRERMLPFGKARGRLCEISLSVNCFAPKPWTPFQFHPFGGEQLEIHNDGLATHVVKSLKAKIDFLKKGISSEANVRMNNDKPDNVLFQAVLARGDRRLAMVLAKMAKTGKPWKQAMRQEGLTPEFFAVHQYGAGDYFPWNIVDHSIKQDYLWKEYQKGFAAKTTAPCDTTVCRRCGVCGD is encoded by the coding sequence TTGGGCAGGGGAAAGCAGAAAAAACAAGGTGCCGACAACACCAGATTGCAGGATCAGGAAAGCGGCACCTATCTCAAGAAATGGACCGGGCGACTTCCCGTAGCTCTTCTGTACCCGAACAGGTATGGGGTAGGGGTATCCAGCCTTGGTTTTCAACTGGTCTATTCCTTACTGAATGACCATGATGATTTGGTTTGTGAACGCTTTTTTCTGCCAGAAGATAATCATTCATCCCTCCGTTCTTTTGAATCGGGCCGATCGCTTTCCGAATTTTCACTCCTTTTTTATTCCATCAGCTTTGAACATGATTATGTAAATATTGCACGCCTGCTGCTAGCCGGTGGAGTGCCTCTTCTGGCAGAAGATCGAAGTGATGGTGCTGTTACCCCAGCAAGTCCTCTGGTCATTGGTGGCGGGGTGGCCACCTTTATGAACCCGGAACCTCTTGCACCCTTTACCGATCTTTTCCTTTTAGGGGAGGCAGAGGGTATGCTGTCGCCTCTTCTTTCTTTGTTTGGTAGTACTCTTGACAGCCTGAGCAGGTCCGAGATTTTGTTTCAGATTCAGCATAAAATTGACGGAGCCTATGTCCCCTCTTTGTATACTCCCGTTTACGATGATGTGACAGGAAGACAGACTGGCACTACTCCAGCTCCTGGAATTCCAGAACGAGTTACCAAGGTTGTCGTGTCAACTGTCACTAAAGCTGCCCATTCTCAAATCCTCAGTCCTGAGGCAGAATTTTCAAATTTGTATGTAACGGAACTGGGAAGAGGCTGTTCCCGAGGTTGCCGATTCTGTGCTGCAGGGTTCATATACAGACCACCAAGGTTGTGGGATGCTGATGCTGTGGTTGCAGGACTTGAAGAACGTAATGCAAATGTGCACCGGATTGGGCTACTGGGAATGGAAATGGCTGATCAGGATGAGCTTGAAATGCTTTCATCATACCTGCTTGACAGCGGTTGTTCCCTGTCGTTTTCATCACTCCGGGCGGATAGGATTTCCGGGCCGCTTTTAACCTTGCTTGGTAGCAGTGGTTTGAAAAGTGTGGCCATTGCACCGGATGGCGCCTCCGAACGACTGCGCAGAGTCATTAATAAAAATCTCACCGAGGAAGATATACTTGTAGCTGTTGAACGTCTTGCAGATGTTGGTTTGTATAAGTTGAAACTCTATTTTATGATTGGGCTTCCAACCGAGACCTCCGAAGACCTGGAGGAAATGCTCGATCTGATAGGCAAGATACGGGAACGGATGCTTCCCTTTGGTAAAGCCAGAGGTAGATTGTGTGAAATCAGCCTGTCGGTGAATTGTTTTGCCCCCAAGCCATGGACACCATTTCAGTTCCACCCTTTTGGTGGGGAACAGCTTGAAATCCATAACGATGGGCTTGCCACCCATGTTGTTAAATCCCTGAAGGCCAAGATCGACTTCCTGAAAAAAGGGATATCCTCAGAAGCAAATGTCCGTATGAATAATGACAAGCCCGATAATGTCCTATTCCAGGCGGTACTTGCAAGAGGTGACCGGCGCCTTGCGATGGTGCTTGCCAAAATGGCAAAAACCGGCAAACCATGGAAGCAGGCAATGCGCCAGGAGGGACTGACTCCTGAATTTTTTGCTGTTCACCAGTACGGCGCGGGTGATTATTTTCCCTGGAATATAGTGGATCATTCAATTAAACAGGACTATCTGTGGAAGGAGTATCAGAAAGGATTTGCGGCAAAGACGACTGCCCCCTGCGATACGACTGTCTGCAGACGCTGCGGGGTGTGTGGTGACTGA
- a CDS encoding cell division protein FtsQ/DivIB, with product MKKRSVFANLRVLFVRKKKKDSEMSVLSRKITQQGYQAKDLNTTARRKSVREKWQTRKEGRGRQSMGLGAEKDNRRKRAPFKLLLLTGILVAAGYFLTLGSWRTLFGDLLYFRVHEIEISGCVVTNAKELRKYADITYEMNMLTLQPGAIKERLERHPWVEQAKIRRIWPDGLLISIKEYRPQALVAHGEENGFQYLDGRGVLFATVASGQDLDFPVITGLDLVEAEIVKKQSLDAASTFLRLASQNNPNLPAQNISEIHFTPEGELIVYLVEHPFPIYFGKGEVEKKFSQLHRVLKVLYEKKKGKAIIEDVAFIRMDYQEDKVLVVRNHSG from the coding sequence ATGAAGAAACGATCAGTATTTGCCAATCTCAGAGTGCTTTTTGTGAGAAAAAAAAAGAAAGACAGTGAAATGTCTGTTCTTTCGAGAAAGATCACCCAGCAGGGCTATCAGGCAAAAGATCTGAACACAACTGCAAGAAGGAAAAGTGTACGAGAAAAATGGCAGACAAGGAAAGAAGGGCGTGGTCGGCAGAGTATGGGGCTTGGGGCTGAGAAAGATAACAGGAGAAAGAGGGCTCCCTTTAAGCTTCTGTTGTTGACAGGGATCCTTGTTGCGGCAGGATACTTCCTCACGCTTGGGTCGTGGCGGACTCTCTTCGGGGATTTGCTCTATTTTCGTGTCCATGAGATTGAAATCAGTGGCTGTGTGGTAACAAATGCCAAAGAACTGAGAAAGTATGCAGATATCACATATGAAATGAATATGTTGACTTTGCAACCTGGAGCCATAAAGGAGCGTCTTGAGAGGCATCCATGGGTTGAACAGGCAAAAATACGGCGAATATGGCCAGATGGTTTGTTGATTTCGATAAAAGAATATCGTCCTCAGGCCCTGGTTGCTCATGGGGAAGAAAATGGATTTCAGTATCTTGATGGCAGAGGAGTTCTTTTTGCGACGGTAGCTTCAGGACAGGATTTGGATTTTCCTGTCATCACAGGGCTTGATCTTGTTGAGGCAGAAATAGTGAAGAAACAATCACTTGACGCTGCGTCCACTTTTTTACGACTGGCTAGCCAAAATAATCCAAATCTTCCTGCCCAGAATATTTCGGAGATTCATTTCACTCCAGAAGGTGAACTGATAGTCTATCTAGTTGAGCATCCTTTTCCTATTTATTTTGGAAAAGGAGAGGTGGAGAAAAAATTTTCTCAGTTACACAGGGTTTTGAAAGTGTTGTATGAAAAGAAAAAAGGAAAGGCCATTATCGAGGATGTGGCCTTTATCCGTATGGATTATCAGGAAGATAAAGTTTTAGTGGTACGAAATCACTCAGGGTAG